Genomic window (Allostreptomyces psammosilenae):
CGCCACGAGGTGCTGCTGATCGCCGGGCGCTCGGGGGTGGGGAAGTCCACCGTGGGGTGGGAGGTGTCCGCCCTGCTCCGGGCCGCCTCGGTGGCGCACTGCCTGCTGGAGGGCGACCTGCTGGACCAGATCCACCCCGCGCCGGCGGACGACCCGCACCGTTCGAAGATCACCGAGGACAACCTGACGGCGGTGTGGCGCAACTTCGCCGCCCGCGGGCACCACCGGCTGGTGTACACCAACACGGTCAGCGTCCTGGAGCCGGACATGTTCGTCCGCGCCCTGGGCGGTGCCCCGCGGATCGTGGGAGTGCTGCTCACCGCGGGGGACGACACGGCCCGGCGGCGCCTGGAGGCCCGGGAGATCGGCAGCCAACTGGACGCGCACCTGGTCCGCAGCGCCCGGATGGCCCGCCACCTGGACGCGGTGGCGCCGCCCTGGGTCGCCCGGATCGCCACGGACGGCCGGAGCGTGCCGGAGATCGCGCGGGACGTGGTCGCGGCGACCGGGTGGTGCCCCGGGCCGGAATGACCGGCCCGTTCCCGGTCGGCGTCGGGTCTTCCCGCGCCACCGCCGCACCCGGGCCCGGCCGGTGGCCGTCAGGCGCCGCCGACCCGCAGCACCAGCTTGCCGGTGGAGGCGCCGGACTCGATCCGCCGGTGCGCCTCGGCCGCCTCCTCCAGGGTGAGCTCCTCGACGGCCACCTGCACGTCCCCGGCGGCCACCACCCGGAGCGCCCAGCGCAGCGCGGCACCGGCCTGCGTCGGGTAGGCGGCGGTGAACGCGGCCAGGTTGAAGCCGGCCACCGCACGGTTGGTGAGCCAGAGTTCGATGGTGGACACGGCCACGTCGGCGGCGCCGGAGGCGTTCCCCATCACCACCAGCCGCCCGGTCGGGGCCAGCACGTCCAGGCTCTGCCGCCGGGTCGGCCCGCCCACGGGATCCACGACGACGTCGAAGCCGCGCCCCCCGGTGAGCCCGGGGGCCCGCTCGGCCACCTCCTCGCGCAGGATGACGTCGTCGTAGCCGAAGGCCTTCGCCACCTCCAGCTTGCCCGGGCTGCCGACCGTCCCGACCACCCGGCCGGCGCCGAGCAGCCGCGCCACCTGCCCGAGCTGGCTGCCGACGCCGCCGGCCGCGGCGTGCACCAGGACGGACTGCCCGGCCTCCACCCGCGCGATCTTGTTCAGCACGACGTACGCGGTGGTGGTGTTGGACGGCACCGCGGCGGCGGTGGCCAGGTCCAGGCCGGAGGTGGCACCGTCCCCGGACGGGGAGCCGCCGTCCAGCGGCACGACCAGCTCCGCCGCCGTGACCACCGTCCCCGCGTAGCCGCCGCTGTCCACGATGGTCAGCGCCGCCACCGGCTGGCCGACGGCCAGCCCCCGCACGCCGGGGCCCAGCGCCCGGACGCGGCCGGAGACCTCGATGCCGGGGACGAAGGGCAGCGGCACGTCCGCCATGCCGCGCCGGTAGAGGACCTCGGCGAAGTTGGCGCCGGCGTAGGCCACGTCCACGGAGACCTGGCCGGGGCCCGGCACCGGGTCGGCCAGCTCGACGAGGCGCAGCACCTCGGGGCCACCGAACTCGGGGATCGTGACGGCTTTCATGACGACTCCAGGAGCGAGGGAGGAACGGTCGTGCGGCTGATTTCGGGGAGGAGGGACGCCGGCGGCCTAGCGGTGCGGGGGGATGGAGCCGACCAGGCCGCCGTCCACCACGAGGTCCTGGCCGGTGATGAAGGAGGCGTCGTCCGAGGCCAGGAAGGCCACCGCGGCGGCCACCTCCTCCGGCCGGCCGAAGCGGCCGAGCAGGGTGCTCGCCCGGGCCAGCGCGGCCTCGGCCGGATCCACCTGGTCCTCCGGGTACATCGGCGTGTCGATGAATCCGGGGCTGACCGAGTTGACCCGGATCCGCCGTCCCGCCAGGGCGCTGGCGAGGGTCCGGGCCAGGTTGTGCACGCCGGCCTTGGACGCCGAGTAGACGGAGGCCTGCGCCATTCCGCGGTGCAGCGTCCAGGAGGCGTTGAGCACCACCGAGGCGCCCTCGGCGAGCAGCGGGAGGGTCTTCTGCACGGTGCGGAAGACACCCTTGAAGTTGACGTCGATGGTGGCGTCGACATCGGCGTCGGTCAGCTGCTCGAAGGGCTTGAAGGTGCCGATGCCGGCGTTGGCGAAGACCACGTGCAGCCGCTCGTGGGCCTCGCCGACCCGGCGCACCAGCTCGTCGAGGTCGGCCGGCTCGGCCACGTCGGCGCGGACGGCGAGGACGCGGTCGGGTTCCTTCTCCGGGTGGGCGAGCCCGTCGCGCAGCTGCGCCTCGGCCGCCGCCAGCCGCGCCTCGGACCGCCCGGTGATGACGACGCTGGCTCCCTCGTCGAGCAGCCGGCGGGCCGTGGCCAGGCCCATTCCGCTGCTGCCGCCGGTGATCAGGGCGGTCCGGCCGACGAAGCGGCTGGCCTGTCGCTCGGGGAGCCGGGCGGCGCCGGCGGTCGCGGGGGAGTGCTGCGGGGTTTCGGGCGTTGTGGTCATGACCAGATCGTCCTGGGTCGCCGCGCGATCACCCAGTGTCAGTTGATGCTGGTTCTGCCACCACCACCCACGGCGGGGGCAGGATGAGCCGGCTCAGCCGGCCTCGGCCCGCTCCCCGGCGGGGGAGGCGTCCGGCCGCGCCGTCTCCACCGCGGCCATCCAGCGCTCCAGCCGTGCGGCGGTGCCGGTGCCGGGGGCCGGGTTGTGCAGCAGCAGGCGGTCGTCCGGGCGGTGCGGGAGCGGCAGCGAGGTGTACTCGAAGGTCAGCTCCCCCGCCTCGGGGTGCCGCAGTGCCTTGATGCCCTGGGCCACTGGGCTGACGTCGTGCCGGGCCCACAGCTCGGCGAACTCCGGGCTGACCGCGGACACCCGCTCGGCGAGGCGGGCGAAGGCCGGGTCGTCGGGGTGGCGCCCGGCGTCGTGCCGGAACTGGCCGACGACCTGCGGGGCCATCTCGGCCCAGTTCCGGACGGCGCCGCGGTAGCGGTCGTTGGTGAAGAACGCGATCAGGCAGTTGTGGTCGCGGGAGGTGAGACCGAAGATCTCCCGCGCCGCGGCGTTGGTGGCGATGAAGTACCAGTGCCGGTCCAGGACGTACGCCGGCTTGGGTGACCAGCCGTCGAGGAGCCGTTGCAGGGAGGGCTCGACGGGCAGGCGCGGCGCTGCGGGCCGCACCTGCGGGGGGTTGAGCCCGGCGAGCCGGTAGAGGTGCTGGCGCTCGGGTTCGGACAGCCGCAGGGCGCGTGCCACGGCGTCCAGCACCTCGGCGGAGACGTTGATGTCGCGGCCCTGCTCCAGCCAGGTGTACCAGGAGACGCCGACCCCGGCGAGCACGGCGACCTCCTCGCGGCGCAGGCCGGGGGTGCGGCGGCGGCCCGCGGCGGGCATGCCGACGTCCTCGGGGGAGAGCCGGGCGCGCCGGGTGCGCAGGAAGTCGCGCAGTCCGTTCCGGCGCGCCGTCGACCCGTTCGATGCGTGTGGCCGGTCGGCCGCCGGCGCAGTCCCGTGGTTAGCCATCCCGGGGAGAGCGTACCCGTCGGGCGCCGGCCGGTCAGGAGGCCGCGTCCCCCTCCTCGCGCAGCAGCAGCTCCAGCAGGCCGGGCAGGCGGACCTCGATGTCCTCGCGGCGCAGGCGCACCACGGTCTGGTTGCCGAGGTCGGTCGTCCAGATCAGCCCGGCGTCGCGCAGCACCCGGAAGTGGTGGGTCCGGGTGGACTTGGCGACCGCCAGGTTGAAGGAGCCGCAGGACCGCTCGGTGCCCTCCGGCGCGCGTGCCAGCGTGGTCACGACGCCGCGCCGACGGGCGTCGGCGAGCGCGGCCAGCACGCGGCCGAGTTCGATCTCGTCGCGGTCGGGGTGTCCATCGGCGTCCGGCATCGGGCCTCCTCGCCACCAGGTCCTATTGACATCGTACCTGTGGGCCTCCTAGCGTCCGGCTAGGTACGAAGATGCTCGCACCTTCGATCATTATCGTACCTAGTTCCCGCCCGCCGGGCGCGAACCGCGCGAACCCCCACCCCGGAGGAAAAGACCGTCATGGAGTTGGCCGCGGAGCCGTCCCCAACCCAGCCCCCGAGCCCGGAACCGGCGCCACCGCCCGCGTCCCCGGCCGTCTCCCCGGCGGCGTCCCCGCCGGAACCGAGCACCGCGCCGGCGGCACGCGAGGCCGGCCCCACCGTGGTCCTGGTCGCCGTCCTGCTCGCGGTGGCCGTCGTACCGATGTCGATCTCCGGCACCGGCGTGGCCCTGCCCCGCATCGGCGACGACACCGGCGCCAGCCTCCCCGCCCTCCAGTGGGTGGTGAACGCCTTCAACCTGGCCTTCGCCTGCCTCACCCTGGCCTGGGGCTCACTCGCCGACATCATCGGCCGGGTGCGGGCCTTCGCCCTCGGCGCCGCCGTCTTCGCCGCCGCCTCCCTGGCCAGCGCCGCCACCAGCGACATCGTGCTCCTCGACATCGCCCGCGCGGTCGCCGGCGTCGGCGGCGCGGCGATCCTGTCCTCCGGCAGCGCGCTGCTCGCCGGCGTCTTCCACGGAGCCGCCCGGACCAGGGCCTTCGCCCTCTTCGGCACGGTCGCCGGCATCGCGCTGGCGCTCGGCCCCACCGTCTCCGGGCAACTCGTGCAGACCCTGGGCTGGCGCTGGATCTTCGTCCTGCACGCCCTCGCGCTGCTCGTGGTCCTCGCCCTGACGCCGGCCGTGGCCCGCCGGGACACCTCCGTGCCCAGGGGCGGCCGGGTCGACCTCGCCGGCACGGCGCTCTTCGTCGCCTCGCTCGCCGTGGCGATGACCGCCATCGTCCAGGCCTCCCGATGGGGCTGGGGGAGCGCAGCCACCCTCGGCATGCTCGGCGTGAGCCTGCTGCTGCTCGCCGCCTTCGCCGCCGTCGAACGGCGGGTCACCGCCCCGATGCTGGACCTGGCCGTGCTCCGCAACCGCCGCTTCCTCGGGGTCTGCCTGGTGCCGGTCGCCGGATCCTTCGGCTTCGTGACGCTGCTGACCTACCTGCCCACCTACCTGACGACCGTCACCGAACGGGACAGCGCCACCGCCGGCTGGGTCATGCTGCTGCTCACCAGCCCGGTGCTGCTGTGCCCCGTGCTCGCCGGACGCCTGGTCACCGCCGGTGTGCCCAGCACGGCGCTGCTGCTGGGCAGCCTGGTCTGCCTGGTCGCCGGGGACGCCGCCCTGCTGCTCAGCGGGCCGGAGGTGACGACGGCGCTGCTGGCCGTGCCGCTGCTGCTGGTCGGCGTCGGCTTCGGGCTGGCGGCCGGACTGGTGGACGCCCAGGCCCTGGAGATGGTGCCGACCCACCAGGCCGGCATGGCGGCCGGATTCCTCAACACGCTGCGGCTGGGCAGCGAGGCGGTCGCCGTGGCGGTCTACGCCTCGCTGCTGGCCACGCTGATCCGCGTGCGGATCACCGACGGCGTCGCCGCGGACAGTGCCGGAGCCAACGTCCCCACCGGAGCGGACCCGGCCGCGCTGGCCGAGCACGCCGCCGCCGGCGACGTCGCCGGCGCCACGGCGGACGGCGGGACCACGGCGGAGCTGACCCGCCTCCTGGTGAGCGGCTACGACGGCGCCTTCCACACGATGGCCTGGCTGCTGGCCGCCGTCTGCGCCGCCCTGACCGTGCTGATCGCCGTACTGCTGCGCCCCGAGCGCCCGGCCCGCCCCTGACGCGCCCCGGGCCGGCCCGAGACACGGCGCCCGCCCGCCGTCGGCACGACGGCGGGCGGGCGCTTGTCGGTTCGGGAGCCGTGGGACGAGGGCTACCGGACCACCGGTCCGATCCTGCTGGCGACGCTCCGGGAGTTGTCCACAGCCCCGAAAGGGTGACTGTGCCCGGCCCGTCGCCCCGTGGGATTCTGGAATCGGGGGTCCCCAGGGCGCTCTGCATCGTGGTGCCCGATTTCAGCCCACGCGCGCCGAACTGTCCCCAGGTCAGCTGGCCTCGGCCGGGACCTCGCCCGCCTCGTCCACCACGGCGCGGGTGAGTATCGCGTTGGAGGAGATCACCGTGCCCGCCGGGACGCCAAAGCTGTCGGTGAGCGCGATCTGGCGCTCACCGAGGAACTCCAGGGTCTCCTCGTCGAAGATCCACTCCACCCGCACGTTTCCGCTGTCCTCCACCCGTGCGACGGCCACGCCGCTCCGTCCCGCCGCGTCCTCCACGTCGTCGATCCGCTCCACGCCGGGGATCTGCGCGGCCGCCTGGTACAGGGCCGCGCTGAGCCCGGGGGGCGCCAGGGTGTCCCTCAGCAGGTCGCCGATGGTGCTGAACGCCTTGTCGCCCGGGGTGGTGCCATTACCTTCGTTGCCCTGGTAGATGAGCGCCAGCAGCTCCTCCGGGTCGGTCGGAAGCGACTCCAGGTAGCGGTAGTCGGGCGAGTTGAGGCCAGGGCCGAGCAGCTCCTCCGGATCCGGGTGCCGGCAGACGTCACCCTCCGGGGAACGAGTGCAGACCATGATGCCGCTGGTGTCCCTGGTGTCCAGCGGGTAGCGCGTCCCATCCTCCTCGATCAGCAGGCCCTCCTGGCTGCTGTTGACCGAGTCCCAGACCTCCCTGGAGCGGGGCTCCGGCACCGTGACCTGGCCGTCCTCGTGCACGGAGCCGCTGCCCAGGCTGGCGATGTACACGAACTGGTCGTCGCGCACCTCGACGGCCGGCTGCTCGGCCGCGGCCAGCGCGATGCGGTCGAGCAGCTCCACCGCCCCGTTCGAGTTCTCCGCGCCGACGGTGACGGAGGGGCCCGGCGCGTTCCCTCCCAGTGGGGAGACGCCGCCGGTGACGAGCACCCCCGCGACGGCCGCCGCCGCGACCAGCGGCGCCAGCGCCAGGGTGGCCAGCCGGCGCGGCCGGCGGGACGCCGCCGCGGTGGCCGCGCGGTCCTGATTGATCTCCTGCATCAGATGCTCCTTGAGGAGGCGGTGACGGTCGGGCGGGAGCTCCGGGTCGGCCGGGGCAGGCAGCAGCCGGCCCAGTTCCTCACGCTCGACCGTCTCCGGCCGCCGTCGCGGGGTGGCGTTCATCGGGTCTTCTCCTGGTTCGACCGGGCCGCGGTGGTGCGGCCGCCCTGTACCTGTCCGCTGCCGGGGAGCGGTTCCGGCTTCTCGCCGCCCCGGCCCAACTCCGCCTCGGTGAGTCTGCGCAACTTGCTCCTGGCGCGGGAGAGCCGGGAGCGGACCGTGCCGACCGGCACCCCCAGCGCCTCCGCCGCGGAGGCGTAGTCCAGCCCCGCCCACACGCAGAGGGTGAACACCTCGCGTTCGGCCCTGCGCAGCCTGCGCAGGGCACGCTGCGCGGCGGCCAACTGCTCGGCGTCCACCATCCGCCCGACCAGCTCGTCGGCGAAGTCCGGCACGATCTCCCGGGCGGGCAGGCGGGCCAGCGCCCCCTGGTGCCGACGCGCGGCCCGGGTGGTGTTGCGCAGCACGTTGGTGGCGATGCCGAGCAGCCACGGCCGAGGGCTGTCGCCCTCCGGGCGCAGCTTGCCCCGCAGCCGCCAGGCCTCCAGGAAGGTGAGGGAGACGACGTCCTCGGCGGTGCTCCAGTCGCCGGTCACCCGCACGGCGTGGGCGTAGACGGCCCGCGCGTGCGCGTCGAACAGCTCGGTGAACGCGCCCGGGTCCCCGGATATCAGCCGGGCTCTCAAAGACAGTTCCACACGTAGTCCTGTCCGCTCGGCCGGTCGCGTTCCCGTTGTGTGTCGATTGTCGTGCCGATCGTGGTGCCGACCGTACCGCCGGGTGCCGGGGTCGGGGGTGACCCGGTCACAGGTGAGGACGGGTAACGCGCGACTAGAGTGGGGCGGGTGGGCGAGCGGACGGCGGAACCGGAACGGGGAGCGGGACCCGAGGCGACGGACGAGGGGGCGGCGGGGCCGCCGACGGGCCTGCGGGAGCGCAAGCGGGAGCGGACCCGCCGGGCGCTCTCCGACGCGGCGATCACGCTCTTCCTGCGGCACGGCTTCGACCAGGTCTCGGTGGCCGACATCGCGGCGGCGGCGGAGGTGTCCAAGCCGACGCTCTTCCGCTACTTCCCCGCCAAGGAGGACCTCGTCCTGCACCGGATCACCGACCACGAGGGCGAGTACGCCCGCGTGGTGCGCGAGCGTCCGGAGGGCGAGGCGCCGCTGGCGGCCCTGCGCCGGCACTTCACCGCACGGCTGCGCGCCCACGACCCGGTCACCGGGCTCAACGACGACCCCGAGGTGCTCGCCTACCGCCGGCTGCTCTACGCCACGCCCAGCCTGCTGGCCCGGCTCACCCACTACACCAGCCGCGACCAGGACGCGCTGGCCGAGGCGCTGCGCGAGGCGGCCCCGGCCGTGCCGCACGACCTGCTGCCGGACCTGGCCGCCGCGCAGCTGATCGCGCAGCACCAGGTCCTGGCCCGGGCGAACTGGCACAGGATCGAGGCGGGCCGCACGGCGGCGGAGGTCCAGCCGGAGGCGGAGGCGGACGCCGAGCGCGCCTTCTCGCTGCTCGGCGACGGGCTGCGCCCCTACTACGGCTGAGCCGCCGGCCCCCCTCCTCGGCCGCCGACCGCCGGGCGGTCGGCCCCACCGAAGGTCGCCCCACCCGTCAGCCCGGGGGATGACCCCGCGGTGCCCCGGTACCCTCCGAGGGGCAGTCAGATCCCGACCTTGGACGGTGTTCCGGCCGGGTGATGCTCACTTAGCGTATTCGGCATGCACAGAACCCGACGGGCGCTCATCAGCGCCTTACTCGCCACGCTCACCATCGCCGGCACGGTCGGCGGCGCCACCGCGGCCACCGCGGCGACCACCCCCGGGGCGACCCCGCTCGTCACCGCCAGTGACGAGGCGCCGTCCACCCGGCTGTCCCTGCCGCGGCCCACCGGCCCGTATCCGGTCGGCACCTCCACGCTCCACCTCGTCGACCACGACCGGCTCGACCCGTGGGTGCCGGAGTCCGGCGACCGCCAGCTGATGGTGTCGATGTACTACCCGGCGGCGGTGGCCGTCGGGCGGCCCTCCCGGTACATGACGTCGGACGAGGCCACGGCGCTGCTCGGCGGCCTCGGCCTCGGCGACGTCGAGGCCGGGGCGCTCAGCGGCACCAGGACGCACGCCCTGGTGGACGCTCCGCCGCTGCCCCGCCCTCGGGCCCTCCCGCTGGTGGTGCTCTCGCCCGGCTTCACCCTCTCCCGCGCCACGCTGACCGGCCTGGCGGAGGACCTGGCCAGCAGGGGCTACGTCGTGGCGACCGTGGACCACGCCCACGAGACCTACGGCACGACCTTCCCGGGCGGGCGGGTCACCCCCTGCGTGGCCTGCGAGGTGGACGCCCCGGACCTGGGTGACCGGGTGACCGAGGGGCGTTCCGCCGACGTGTCCTTCGTGCTGGACCGGTTGACCGGGCCGAACCCGGCCTGGCACGGCAGCTGGCTGATCGACTCCTCGCGGATCGCCATGGTGGGCCACTCCGTCGGCGGTGCCAGCGCCGCGCGCACCATGCTGGAGGACGACCGGGTGGACGCCGGCGCCAACATGGACGGCAGCTTCTTCACCGACCTGACCGGGCTGGACCGGCCGTTCCTGATGCTGGGCGCTCCCGGCCCCGGGGGCGCCGACGACCCGTCCTGGGTGCGGGAGTGGGAGCACCTGACCGGTTGGAAGCGGTGGCTCGCCCTGACCGGCTCGGGACACTTCTCCTTCATCGACTTCCCCCTGCTCGCCGCGCAGCTCGGGGTCACGGATCCGAGCGTCCCGCTGGCCGGGGACCGGTCGATGGAGATCACCCGGGCCTACGTCGGCGCCTTCCTCGACCAGCACCTGCGCGGGCGCTCGCGACCGCTGCTGGACGGGCCGTCGGAGGCCTTCCCGGAGGTGACGTTCAAGCCGGCCGGGTGATCGGCCGGATGATCCGAGGGGACCGAGGGGACGCGCGTAGGGGGAGCGTGTGGTCCCGCGGCCGCGGGGTGGTGGCCCGCCCGGTGCGGGCCACCACCTCAGCCGGCCGCGCCGTCCGCCGGCCGGGGGGCCGGGACCGCGATCGCGGTCAGCACCAGTCCGTCGCGCGCCATCCACCGCCCCTCGAAGCCGGGGAGCCGGCGCCCGTCGACCACCGGCCCGGGCACCAGCAGCCGCGCGGTGAAGGTGCCGGCGTCCGGGGCGATGGTCAGCGCGGCCTGCTCGAACCCCAGCCACCGGCCGGTGAGCGGGAACCACGCCTTGTAGACCGACTCCTTGGCGCTGAACAGCAGCCGG
Coding sequences:
- a CDS encoding AAA family ATPase — its product is MDEVPRHEVLLIAGRSGVGKSTVGWEVSALLRAASVAHCLLEGDLLDQIHPAPADDPHRSKITEDNLTAVWRNFAARGHHRLVYTNTVSVLEPDMFVRALGGAPRIVGVLLTAGDDTARRRLEAREIGSQLDAHLVRSARMARHLDAVAPPWVARIATDGRSVPEIARDVVAATGWCPGPE
- a CDS encoding SDR family NAD(P)-dependent oxidoreductase, producing the protein MTTTPETPQHSPATAGAARLPERQASRFVGRTALITGGSSGMGLATARRLLDEGASVVITGRSEARLAAAEAQLRDGLAHPEKEPDRVLAVRADVAEPADLDELVRRVGEAHERLHVVFANAGIGTFKPFEQLTDADVDATIDVNFKGVFRTVQKTLPLLAEGASVVLNASWTLHRGMAQASVYSASKAGVHNLARTLASALAGRRIRVNSVSPGFIDTPMYPEDQVDPAEAALARASTLLGRFGRPEEVAAAVAFLASDDASFITGQDLVVDGGLVGSIPPHR
- a CDS encoding helix-turn-helix transcriptional regulator encodes the protein MANHGTAPAADRPHASNGSTARRNGLRDFLRTRRARLSPEDVGMPAAGRRRTPGLRREEVAVLAGVGVSWYTWLEQGRDINVSAEVLDAVARALRLSEPERQHLYRLAGLNPPQVRPAAPRLPVEPSLQRLLDGWSPKPAYVLDRHWYFIATNAAAREIFGLTSRDHNCLIAFFTNDRYRGAVRNWAEMAPQVVGQFRHDAGRHPDDPAFARLAERVSAVSPEFAELWARHDVSPVAQGIKALRHPEAGELTFEYTSLPLPHRPDDRLLLHNPAPGTGTAARLERWMAAVETARPDASPAGERAEAG
- a CDS encoding TetR/AcrR family transcriptional regulator is translated as MRERKRERTRRALSDAAITLFLRHGFDQVSVADIAAAAEVSKPTLFRYFPAKEDLVLHRITDHEGEYARVVRERPEGEAPLAALRRHFTARLRAHDPVTGLNDDPEVLAYRRLLYATPSLLARLTHYTSRDQDALAEALREAAPAVPHDLLPDLAAAQLIAQHQVLARANWHRIEAGRTAAEVQPEAEADAERAFSLLGDGLRPYYG
- a CDS encoding alpha/beta hydrolase family protein, whose protein sequence is MHRTRRALISALLATLTIAGTVGGATAATAATTPGATPLVTASDEAPSTRLSLPRPTGPYPVGTSTLHLVDHDRLDPWVPESGDRQLMVSMYYPAAVAVGRPSRYMTSDEATALLGGLGLGDVEAGALSGTRTHALVDAPPLPRPRALPLVVLSPGFTLSRATLTGLAEDLASRGYVVATVDHAHETYGTTFPGGRVTPCVACEVDAPDLGDRVTEGRSADVSFVLDRLTGPNPAWHGSWLIDSSRIAMVGHSVGGASAARTMLEDDRVDAGANMDGSFFTDLTGLDRPFLMLGAPGPGGADDPSWVREWEHLTGWKRWLALTGSGHFSFIDFPLLAAQLGVTDPSVPLAGDRSMEITRAYVGAFLDQHLRGRSRPLLDGPSEAFPEVTFKPAG
- a CDS encoding RNA polymerase sigma factor; its protein translation is MELSLRARLISGDPGAFTELFDAHARAVYAHAVRVTGDWSTAEDVVSLTFLEAWRLRGKLRPEGDSPRPWLLGIATNVLRNTTRAARRHQGALARLPAREIVPDFADELVGRMVDAEQLAAAQRALRRLRRAEREVFTLCVWAGLDYASAAEALGVPVGTVRSRLSRARSKLRRLTEAELGRGGEKPEPLPGSGQVQGGRTTAARSNQEKTR
- a CDS encoding MFS transporter, translating into MELAAEPSPTQPPSPEPAPPPASPAVSPAASPPEPSTAPAAREAGPTVVLVAVLLAVAVVPMSISGTGVALPRIGDDTGASLPALQWVVNAFNLAFACLTLAWGSLADIIGRVRAFALGAAVFAAASLASAATSDIVLLDIARAVAGVGGAAILSSGSALLAGVFHGAARTRAFALFGTVAGIALALGPTVSGQLVQTLGWRWIFVLHALALLVVLALTPAVARRDTSVPRGGRVDLAGTALFVASLAVAMTAIVQASRWGWGSAATLGMLGVSLLLLAAFAAVERRVTAPMLDLAVLRNRRFLGVCLVPVAGSFGFVTLLTYLPTYLTTVTERDSATAGWVMLLLTSPVLLCPVLAGRLVTAGVPSTALLLGSLVCLVAGDAALLLSGPEVTTALLAVPLLLVGVGFGLAAGLVDAQALEMVPTHQAGMAAGFLNTLRLGSEAVAVAVYASLLATLIRVRITDGVAADSAGANVPTGADPAALAEHAAAGDVAGATADGGTTAELTRLLVSGYDGAFHTMAWLLAAVCAALTVLIAVLLRPERPARP
- a CDS encoding quinone oxidoreductase family protein — protein: MKAVTIPEFGGPEVLRLVELADPVPGPGQVSVDVAYAGANFAEVLYRRGMADVPLPFVPGIEVSGRVRALGPGVRGLAVGQPVAALTIVDSGGYAGTVVTAAELVVPLDGGSPSGDGATSGLDLATAAAVPSNTTTAYVVLNKIARVEAGQSVLVHAAAGGVGSQLGQVARLLGAGRVVGTVGSPGKLEVAKAFGYDDVILREEVAERAPGLTGGRGFDVVVDPVGGPTRRQSLDVLAPTGRLVVMGNASGAADVAVSTIELWLTNRAVAGFNLAAFTAAYPTQAGAALRWALRVVAAGDVQVAVEELTLEEAAEAHRRIESGASTGKLVLRVGGA
- a CDS encoding CU044_5270 family protein: MNATPRRRPETVEREELGRLLPAPADPELPPDRHRLLKEHLMQEINQDRAATAAASRRPRRLATLALAPLVAAAAVAGVLVTGGVSPLGGNAPGPSVTVGAENSNGAVELLDRIALAAAEQPAVEVRDDQFVYIASLGSGSVHEDGQVTVPEPRSREVWDSVNSSQEGLLIEEDGTRYPLDTRDTSGIMVCTRSPEGDVCRHPDPEELLGPGLNSPDYRYLESLPTDPEELLALIYQGNEGNGTTPGDKAFSTIGDLLRDTLAPPGLSAALYQAAAQIPGVERIDDVEDAAGRSGVAVARVEDSGNVRVEWIFDEETLEFLGERQIALTDSFGVPAGTVISSNAILTRAVVDEAGEVPAEAS
- a CDS encoding ArsR/SmtB family transcription factor, giving the protein MPDADGHPDRDEIELGRVLAALADARRRGVVTTLARAPEGTERSCGSFNLAVAKSTRTHHFRVLRDAGLIWTTDLGNQTVVRLRREDIEVRLPGLLELLLREEGDAAS